In Balaenoptera acutorostrata chromosome 12, mBalAcu1.1, whole genome shotgun sequence, a single window of DNA contains:
- the ALKAL2 gene encoding ALK and LTK ligand 2, with product MRGPGRPLLLGLLLVLGAAGPGRGLAETREAADRQTLLQLIVEIVQELRKYHSGESKRLQLSGRQDYSLGRRAVSDYGAYPEEQRVEIVPRDLRMKDKFLKHLTGPLYFSPKCSKHFHRLYHNTRDCTIPAYYKRCARLLTRLAVSPTCMEG from the exons ATGCGCGGACCCGGGCGCCCCctcctcctggggctgctgctcGTGCTGGGGGCGGCGGGGCCCGGCCGGGGGCTCGCGGAGACCCGGGAGGCGGCAGACAGGCAGACGCTGCTGCAGCTCATCGTGGAGATCGTCCAGGAGCTCAGGAAGTACCACTCGGGGGAGTCCAAGAGGCTGCAGCTCTCGGGCCGGCAGGACTACAGCCTGGGCCGCAGGGCGGTCTCGGACTACGGGGCTTACCCGGAGGAGCAGAGAGTGG AAATTGTTCCTCGAGATCTAAGGATGAAAGACAAGTTTCTGAAACATCTTACAG GTCCTCTTTATTTCAGCCCAAAGTGCAGCAAACACTTCCACAGACTTTACCACAACACCCGAGACTGCACCATCCCCGCCT ACTATAAGAGATGCGCCCGGCTTCTCACCCGGCTGGCTGTCAGTCCGACGTGCATGGAGGGATAA